From the Patescibacteria group bacterium genome, the window TATTTTGGCAAGTTTTATCAACCAAAAGGATTTTTTTCACCAGAATTGGCTTATGATTTAAAGGTTGCCACCGTTGCTAAAAAATTAGGCTTTCAATATATTTTAGCCGAAGAATTGGCTTCGCCCTTTAAACAAGATTTTTCAAAAATTTATCAAATTAAGGGTCTGAAAGATTTTTATATTATTTTTAGAAATAAAAGACTCAGTGTTTTAATTCTTTCAGCTATTTTAAGAAACATTCACTCGCTAAAAGAAGAGATAGCTGAGGATTTTACAAGAGACTGTTATTTGTTGACCATTATGGATGGAGAAACCTTTGGTCATCATCGACCGGGTTTGGAAAATTTTTTACTTGAGATTTTTAAAGACCAAACAATTAGAAAAGCAAAAGTTTCGGAGATTTTAGAAAAATTTAAAACCAATGAAATTATTGAGCCACGAGCTTGTACCTGGTCGTCCGAAGAACAAGATTTTTGGTTAGAAAAAGAGAAAGGGTTGGTTAGTCAATATCCTTTTATTTTATGGTTTCATCCTCAAAATCCAATTCACCATCTTCAATGGGAATTTACTGATTTTGTCATTGAAGAAGTTGAAAAAAATAAAAATCACCCCCTTTACCAAAAACTGAGAGAAAAACTTGATCAAGCCATTTCTTCGGATCAATATTGGTGGGCAAGTGCTCAACCATGGTGGAGTTTAGAAATGATTGAGCAAGGTGCCTATCATTTAAAAGAAATTGTCTTGGCCCTACCTTCTTCATCTCAAGTTAAAGAAAGAGCAGAAAAATATTATCAAGAAATTTTAAAAATTGCTTTTGAGTGGCAAAGGAGTGGAAAAATTCGAGAAACTTATCGAAGATTTTACCAAAGAGAAGAGAAAAGACCTTTTAAAGAAAGAACACCAAATGATTGGTATAACCTTATCATTTTAGAATTTGAAGATGAGATGAAAAAAGCAATCGAAAACTTAGAGTTCGAAAAAGCAATTAAGTGGCGAGACGCTCTTTATAAATTAAAAGAAGGAACCGACATTTACGATGTCTTACACGTGGTGGACGATCTGAGAATGAGCCGTCAATTACCATCTTTGAAATCTTTTTATGAACATTCTCTTGATGAATTTTCTTCCTTGGTTAAAAATTATTTCAAAGCATTTTCTGAAGAAAAATTTGAAAATGAACAAATGGTATACCTGAAGGATTCAATTAAAAAGGCATTTTTTGAGAAAAAATTTGGCCCCCTTGGCTTTTCTCAAGATAAAGAAGGAAATTTTTATCTTTGCGAATATCCATCTCGAGAAATAAAATTTTATTTAAATGATGGTTGGAACAGTTTCTCCGGCGCTTGTTTTCCTAAAGAAGGAATTTATGGCAACAAAAATCAATGTCAATATGAAGTCAGAGAAAGAAAAATAAATATCGAAATCAAAGACGGTAGCTTAATTGACTTTTTTTTGAAGCTTTTAAAAACTATAGATAAAAATCGAGGGGGAAAATTAAAGGTAGCTATTTTAAGAGAGCAAAGAAAATGGCGGCCAGAATTTTTTAAGAAAAATAAATTTATTAAAATACCATATTCTCAATATTTTGCTTTTAAGTTTAGAATTAGCGGTTTTAAATTGTAACAAATATGTTCACCCTTTTAAAAAGAAAAATCAAAAAGACAAAAATAAAAAAACTATTAAACGAACAACAGGCTAAAAAGATTCTTTTTCCTCTGATAAAAAAAGTTTCCCCTCGTCTTAAAAAAATTGATGATTTTAAGATTGAAATTCTGAGAAACTTTCTTGGCAAATTTAGAAATCTTACCGTCAGGTACACTTTTCTGTTAAATTATGGAAAGGTTAAAAAAAGAGAAAAATTTTTAGCGAAAATTAATGCTTTATCTCTCGCTCCGCGAAAATGGTTTGAGGTTTCTAAAATTCTCAAAAAAAGGGGGTTTAAAGAAATACCGAAAATTTTAGCCTATCTGCCGACTTTCAATACTGTTTTGTATCAAGAAGTCAAAGGAGAATCATTACAACACCTATTAGAACAAAAAAAAATTTCAAAAGTTATCAAAATCGTTCCCCAGATTAGCTTACTTCTTAAAAAATTTCACTCTCTTAAAATAAAGAAATTTTTTATCAAAAAGGACAGAAAAGAAGAAAACCGAGAATATCGACACTGGCTTTTTTTAATTAGAAAATGTGCCCCTCGATTTGAAAAAAGATTCAAGAAAACTTTCCGTTTATTAAAAAAATTTAGAGAAAAAAATAAAACCTCATTTTTAAAAGAAAAAGACTATCTTTTGACTCATGGCGATTTTCATTTTGGAAATTTGATTTTGATGAATAAAAAAATAAAAATGATTGATTTTACTGAATCGGAAATTTACGACCCCCTAAATGATGTTGCTTCTTTTTTATCTCAAACCGAATCGATGTTAAGATATTATTTCCCGCAAAATTTTTTAATCTATCAAAAGAAAATTGAAAATTTATTTTTAAAAAATTATTTTAGACGAGAGGTAAAAAAGAATGAAAAAATAAGAATAAAATTTTTCAAAATCAGAAACTTTTTACAAATGGCTGGGGTTTTATCTTTTGTTACTGGGCCGAAAAGGGATAAATTTCTGGCCGTCAAAAAAAGTCTTGATTTAGCGGAAAAAGAATTAAAATCAAAAATATGAGATACATCGACCTTCATCTTCATTCTTATTATTCGGAC encodes:
- a CDS encoding UvrB/UvrC motif-containing protein, producing the protein MLFSIFLHFYQPHFQQKDILEKIVNESYRKILKILKNQPEAKLTINLNAGLLELLERSGYSDVIEDFKFLVSRNQIELTGTAAYHAFLPLLPEKEIERQILINRQISEKYFGKFYQPKGFFSPELAYDLKVATVAKKLGFQYILAEELASPFKQDFSKIYQIKGLKDFYIIFRNKRLSVLILSAILRNIHSLKEEIAEDFTRDCYLLTIMDGETFGHHRPGLENFLLEIFKDQTIRKAKVSEILEKFKTNEIIEPRACTWSSEEQDFWLEKEKGLVSQYPFILWFHPQNPIHHLQWEFTDFVIEEVEKNKNHPLYQKLREKLDQAISSDQYWWASAQPWWSLEMIEQGAYHLKEIVLALPSSSQVKERAEKYYQEILKIAFEWQRSGKIRETYRRFYQREEKRPFKERTPNDWYNLIILEFEDEMKKAIENLEFEKAIKWRDALYKLKEGTDIYDVLHVVDDLRMSRQLPSLKSFYEHSLDEFSSLVKNYFKAFSEEKFENEQMVYLKDSIKKAFFEKKFGPLGFSQDKEGNFYLCEYPSREIKFYLNDGWNSFSGACFPKEGIYGNKNQCQYEVRERKINIEIKDGSLIDFFLKLLKTIDKNRGGKLKVAILREQRKWRPEFFKKNKFIKIPYSQYFAFKFRISGFKL
- a CDS encoding aminoglycoside phosphotransferase family protein; this encodes MFTLLKRKIKKTKIKKLLNEQQAKKILFPLIKKVSPRLKKIDDFKIEILRNFLGKFRNLTVRYTFLLNYGKVKKREKFLAKINALSLAPRKWFEVSKILKKRGFKEIPKILAYLPTFNTVLYQEVKGESLQHLLEQKKISKVIKIVPQISLLLKKFHSLKIKKFFIKKDRKEENREYRHWLFLIRKCAPRFEKRFKKTFRLLKKFREKNKTSFLKEKDYLLTHGDFHFGNLILMNKKIKMIDFTESEIYDPLNDVASFLSQTESMLRYYFPQNFLIYQKKIENLFLKNYFRREVKKNEKIRIKFFKIRNFLQMAGVLSFVTGPKRDKFLAVKKSLDLAEKELKSKI